One stretch of Enterobacter sp. RHBSTW-00994 DNA includes these proteins:
- the cirA gene encoding catecholate siderophore receptor CirA encodes MFRLNPFVRGGLCASAMSLALPVIAAESGDTMVVTASATEQNLKDAPASISVITQEDLQRKPVQNLKDVLQDVPGVQLTNEGDNRKGVSIRGLDSSYTLILVDGKRVNSRNAVFRHNDFDLNWVPVDAIERIEVVRGPMSSLYGSDALGGVVNIITKKIGQKWTGTLTADTTIQEHRDRGDTYNGQFYTSGPLVDGVLGLKAFGSLSKREKDEQQKSATSATGETPRIEGFTSRDANVEFAWTPSENHDFTAGYGFDRQDRDSDSLDQNRLERQNYSLSHNGRWDVGNSELKFYGEKVDNKNPGNSSAITSESNAIDGKFVLPLSPINQMFTFGGEWRHDKLSDPVNLTGGSSSKTSASQYALFIEDEWRIFEPLALTTGVRMDDHETYGDHWSPRAYLVYNATDTVTVKGGWATAFKAPSLLQLSPDWTTGSCRGACEIVGSPDLKPETSESFELGLYYAGEEGWLEGVQASITTFQNDVDDRISISRTANVKQAKSYPNYVGLNADGEPIFRYYNVNKARIRGVETELKFPLAEDWKMTLNYTYNDGRDISNGDNKPLSELPFHTANGTVDWQATQDWSFYVQGNYTGEKRAITDGAATPGGYVVWNTGGAWQATKNVKLRAGVQNLLDKDLSRDDYSYTEDGRRYFMAVDYQF; translated from the coding sequence ATGTTTAGGTTGAATCCCTTCGTCAGGGGAGGACTTTGTGCGTCCGCAATGTCCCTGGCACTGCCTGTCATCGCAGCAGAATCCGGCGACACGATGGTCGTGACGGCATCGGCGACCGAGCAAAACCTGAAAGACGCACCGGCCAGTATCAGCGTGATCACCCAGGAAGATTTGCAACGCAAACCCGTTCAGAATCTCAAAGATGTGTTACAGGACGTTCCAGGCGTGCAGCTCACGAACGAAGGTGACAACCGTAAAGGCGTTAGCATCCGTGGCCTCGACAGCAGCTATACGCTGATCCTGGTGGATGGCAAACGCGTTAACTCCCGCAATGCTGTTTTCCGTCATAACGACTTCGATCTTAACTGGGTCCCGGTGGATGCAATTGAACGCATCGAAGTGGTTCGCGGGCCAATGTCCTCACTGTATGGCTCAGATGCACTGGGCGGCGTGGTTAACATTATTACCAAGAAAATTGGTCAAAAATGGACCGGTACGCTGACGGCAGACACGACTATTCAGGAACATCGCGATCGCGGTGATACCTACAACGGCCAGTTTTATACCAGCGGTCCGCTGGTCGATGGCGTACTGGGGCTGAAAGCTTTTGGTAGCCTGTCTAAACGTGAAAAAGACGAACAACAGAAATCTGCAACTTCCGCAACCGGCGAAACGCCACGTATCGAAGGCTTTACCAGCCGTGATGCCAACGTTGAGTTCGCCTGGACGCCGAGTGAAAACCATGATTTCACAGCAGGTTACGGCTTTGACCGCCAGGATCGCGATTCAGACTCTCTCGACCAAAATCGCCTGGAGCGCCAGAACTACTCCCTGAGCCATAATGGCCGTTGGGATGTGGGTAACAGCGAGCTGAAATTCTACGGCGAGAAAGTGGATAATAAGAACCCGGGCAACAGCAGTGCGATCACCTCTGAAAGCAATGCCATAGACGGAAAATTCGTGCTGCCGCTGAGCCCGATTAACCAGATGTTTACCTTCGGTGGTGAATGGCGTCACGACAAGCTCAGCGATCCGGTTAACCTGACGGGTGGCTCCAGCAGCAAAACCTCTGCAAGCCAGTACGCTCTCTTCATTGAAGATGAATGGCGTATTTTTGAGCCGCTGGCGTTGACCACTGGCGTGCGAATGGACGATCACGAAACGTATGGCGACCACTGGAGTCCGCGTGCGTATCTGGTCTATAACGCCACCGACACCGTGACGGTGAAGGGCGGCTGGGCGACGGCCTTTAAAGCGCCATCGCTGTTGCAGTTAAGCCCTGACTGGACAACCGGTTCCTGCCGTGGTGCATGTGAAATTGTCGGTAGCCCGGATCTGAAACCTGAAACCAGTGAAAGCTTCGAACTGGGTCTTTACTATGCCGGGGAAGAGGGCTGGTTAGAAGGCGTTCAGGCCAGTATCACCACCTTCCAGAATGATGTGGATGACCGTATTAGCATCAGCCGCACGGCAAATGTGAAGCAGGCAAAAAGCTACCCGAACTATGTGGGGCTTAACGCCGACGGGGAGCCTATTTTCCGTTATTACAACGTCAACAAGGCCCGTATTCGTGGTGTCGAGACGGAACTGAAATTCCCGCTGGCTGAAGACTGGAAAATGACGCTGAATTACACCTACAACGATGGGCGTGATATCAGTAATGGTGATAACAAGCCACTGTCTGAGCTTCCGTTCCATACCGCGAATGGCACGGTTGACTGGCAGGCGACGCAAGACTGGTCATTCTACGTGCAGGGTAACTACACCGGTGAAAAACGTGCCATCACTGATGGCGCGGCGACACCGGGAGGGTATGTTGTGTGGAATACTGGTGGCGCGTGGCAGGCAACGAAAAACGTTAAGCTTCGCGCGGGTGTCCAGAACCTGCTGGATAAAGATCTCAGCCGTGACGACTACAGCTATACGGAAGATGGCCGTCGTTACTTTATGGCGGTGGATTACCAGTTCTGA
- a CDS encoding amino acid permease, with protein sequence MVSEIKTTEAPTLRRELKARHLTMIAIGGSIGTGLFVASGATISAAGPGGALFSYILIGLMVYFLMTSLGELAAYMPVSGSFSTYGQKYVEEGFGFALGWNYWYNWAVTIAVDLVASQLVMTWWFPDTPGWIWSAIFLCVIFLLNYISVRGFGEAEYWFSLIKVATVIIFIVVGVAMIVGIFKGAEPAGWSNWGIGDAPFAGGFSAMIGVAMIVGFSFQGTELIGIAAGESEDPEKNIPRAVRQVFWRILLFYVFAILIISLIIPYTDPSLLRNDVKDISVSPFTLVFQHAGLLSAAAVMNAVILTAVLSAGNSGMYASTRMLYTLACDGKAPRIFAKLSRGGVPRNALYATTVIAGLCFLTSMFGNQTVYLWLLNTSGMTGFIAWLGIAISHYRFRRGYVMQGHDLNNLPYRSGFFPLGPIFAFVLCLIITLGQNYEAFLADTIDWGAVTATYIGIPLFLIIWFGYKLTKGTQFVRYSEMEFPERFKK encoded by the coding sequence ATGGTTTCAGAAATTAAAACCACAGAAGCGCCCACGCTACGTCGTGAACTCAAGGCGCGTCACCTGACGATGATCGCGATTGGCGGATCCATCGGCACAGGTCTTTTTGTTGCCTCTGGGGCGACAATTTCTGCTGCGGGCCCGGGTGGGGCACTCTTTTCTTATATTCTGATTGGCCTGATGGTGTACTTCCTGATGACCAGTCTCGGTGAACTGGCAGCCTATATGCCTGTTTCCGGTTCTTTCTCAACGTATGGCCAGAAGTATGTCGAAGAAGGCTTCGGCTTCGCGCTCGGCTGGAACTACTGGTACAACTGGGCTGTGACCATCGCCGTTGACCTCGTGGCATCGCAGCTGGTGATGACCTGGTGGTTCCCGGATACGCCAGGCTGGATCTGGAGTGCAATCTTCCTCTGTGTGATCTTCTTGCTCAACTACATCTCTGTGCGCGGCTTTGGTGAGGCAGAATACTGGTTCTCACTGATCAAAGTGGCTACCGTCATCATCTTTATTGTGGTGGGCGTGGCGATGATCGTTGGCATCTTCAAAGGTGCGGAACCTGCTGGCTGGAGCAACTGGGGTATTGGCGATGCGCCGTTTGCCGGTGGCTTCTCGGCCATGATTGGTGTGGCGATGATTGTCGGTTTCTCCTTCCAGGGGACGGAACTGATTGGTATCGCGGCGGGTGAATCTGAAGATCCTGAGAAGAATATCCCCCGCGCAGTACGCCAGGTGTTTTGGCGAATTTTGCTGTTCTATGTGTTTGCCATTCTGATTATCAGCCTGATCATTCCCTACACGGATCCTAGCCTGCTGCGTAACGATGTGAAAGACATCAGCGTTAGCCCGTTCACGCTGGTGTTCCAGCACGCAGGCCTGCTTTCCGCCGCTGCGGTGATGAATGCGGTGATCCTGACGGCCGTACTGTCTGCGGGTAACTCCGGTATGTACGCGTCGACCCGTATGCTCTACACCCTGGCGTGCGATGGGAAAGCCCCGCGTATTTTCGCCAAACTGTCTCGTGGCGGTGTACCGCGTAATGCACTGTATGCCACGACGGTGATTGCCGGTCTGTGCTTCCTGACGTCAATGTTCGGTAACCAGACGGTTTATCTGTGGCTGCTTAATACCTCGGGTATGACGGGCTTTATTGCCTGGCTGGGTATTGCCATTAGCCATTATCGCTTCCGTCGTGGCTACGTTATGCAGGGCCATGATCTGAACAATCTGCCGTACCGCTCCGGGTTCTTCCCGCTGGGGCCGATTTTCGCCTTCGTGCTGTGCCTGATTATTACCCTGGGACAGAACTATGAAGCTTTCCTTGCGGACACTATTGACTGGGGCGCTGTCACGGCAACCTACATTGGTATTCCGCTGTTCCTGATTATCTGGTTTGGCTACAAACTGACAAAAGGAACCCAATTCGTTCGCTACAGTGAAATGGAATTTCCGGAACGATTTAAAAAATAA
- the yieE gene encoding DNA-binding transcriptional regulator YeiE, giving the protein MHITLRQLEVFAEVLKSGSTTQASQMLALSQSAVSAALTDLEGQLGVQLFDRVGKRLVVNEHGRLLYPRALALLEQATEIEQLFREDNGAIRVYASSTIGNYILPEVIARYRRDFPTLPLEMSVGNSQDVITAVIDFRVDIGLIEGPCHNVDIIAEPWLEDELVVFASPASSLRQGEVTLERLAQAQWILREHGSGTREIVDYLLLSHLPQFQLGMELGNSEAIKHAVRHGLGISCLSRRVIAEQLASGTLVEIPVPLPKLVRTLWCIHHRQKHLSNSLQRFLRYCEI; this is encoded by the coding sequence ATGCACATTACATTGCGTCAGCTTGAAGTCTTTGCTGAAGTGCTGAAAAGCGGTTCAACAACGCAGGCCTCACAGATGCTGGCTCTGTCTCAGTCAGCGGTTAGCGCCGCGTTGACCGATCTCGAAGGCCAACTGGGAGTTCAGCTTTTTGACAGGGTAGGGAAGCGACTGGTCGTTAATGAGCATGGCCGCCTGTTGTATCCGCGCGCGCTGGCGCTACTGGAGCAGGCGACAGAAATAGAACAACTGTTCCGCGAAGATAACGGCGCGATCCGTGTCTATGCCAGCAGTACGATTGGCAACTACATCCTGCCGGAGGTGATTGCTCGTTATCGCCGGGATTTCCCGACCTTGCCGCTGGAGATGAGCGTAGGTAACAGTCAGGATGTTATTACTGCCGTTATCGATTTTCGGGTTGATATTGGTCTCATTGAAGGCCCATGCCATAACGTCGATATTATTGCTGAACCCTGGCTTGAAGATGAACTGGTGGTCTTTGCCTCTCCGGCATCTTCTCTTCGACAGGGGGAAGTCACGCTGGAAAGGCTGGCGCAGGCGCAGTGGATTTTGCGTGAACATGGTTCCGGTACGCGAGAAATTGTCGATTACCTGCTGCTGTCGCATTTGCCGCAATTCCAGTTGGGAATGGAACTGGGTAATTCTGAAGCAATCAAGCATGCCGTGCGTCATGGCCTCGGGATCAGCTGTCTGTCCCGGCGGGTCATTGCCGAGCAATTAGCGTCCGGTACGCTGGTCGAAATTCCGGTTCCGCTACCAAAACTGGTCCGTACGCTGTGGTGTATCCATCATCGACAAAAGCATCTTTCCAACTCCCTGCAACGTTTCCTGCGTTACTGCGAGATCTAA